A single window of Chloracidobacterium sp. DNA harbors:
- a CDS encoding peptide MFS transporter, with protein sequence MSSSIDDLNPRTGREFFGHPKGLPTLFMTEMWERFSFYGIRPLLILFMTATMMAGGFGFDRPQAAAIVGIYSASVYLSSLPGGWIADRLLGLRRAIMYGAVLITSGHLSIGLSGLFGGKVLFFVGLILIVLGTGLLKPNISAIVGDLYPEGGERRDAGFSIFYMGINVGATFGQIVTGLLGEKYGFHWGFGAAGVGMLAGLIWFAVRSRSTLGNIGIERSRDPDPTIQAGYETRVKIVVAVGLAIIALMVVLTATGVIVLDPQVVGGYMLYALVSVAVLFFLYMFIAGKLNSDEKKRVVVIGVLFIFASIFWAAFEQAPTSLNLFAKDFTERNIGSFEVPALWFQSINSFLIIIFAPVFAGIWTYFGARNITISAPAKFALGLALAGIGFFIMIFPANMLVASGGAVKVAAWWLAASYLFQTFGELLLSPVGLSSMTKLSPRRFVGQMMGIWFLAASVGNLIAGLVGGSVDPEKLEQTPQLFTWTTIALIVSAVILGLLAFPISKMMRNTEDVVHEENVEPAGA encoded by the coding sequence ATGAGCTCATCGATCGACGATCTAAACCCAAGAACCGGCCGCGAATTCTTTGGCCATCCAAAAGGACTTCCGACCCTGTTCATGACTGAGATGTGGGAACGCTTTTCGTTCTACGGCATCCGGCCGCTGCTGATCTTATTTATGACCGCCACGATGATGGCAGGCGGATTTGGGTTTGACCGGCCCCAAGCGGCGGCGATCGTCGGCATCTATTCAGCTAGTGTATATCTTTCGTCGCTACCAGGCGGCTGGATCGCCGACCGCCTTCTCGGGCTGCGTCGGGCGATTATGTACGGTGCAGTGTTGATCACGAGCGGCCATCTCTCGATCGGCCTGTCGGGATTGTTTGGCGGAAAAGTCCTGTTCTTTGTCGGCCTGATCCTCATTGTTCTCGGCACCGGTTTGCTCAAGCCGAATATTTCGGCTATCGTCGGAGACCTTTATCCTGAGGGCGGCGAGCGGCGTGACGCCGGATTTTCGATCTTTTACATGGGAATCAACGTCGGTGCTACGTTCGGACAGATCGTGACCGGATTGCTCGGAGAAAAATACGGCTTCCACTGGGGATTTGGTGCTGCCGGCGTCGGTATGCTGGCTGGCTTGATCTGGTTCGCCGTGCGTTCCCGCTCAACCCTCGGGAATATCGGCATCGAGCGGAGCCGCGATCCCGATCCGACGATTCAGGCCGGATACGAAACGCGAGTAAAGATAGTGGTCGCCGTCGGTCTCGCAATTATTGCCTTAATGGTGGTACTGACCGCCACCGGCGTCATCGTTTTAGATCCGCAAGTCGTCGGCGGCTATATGCTTTATGCATTGGTTAGCGTCGCAGTCCTGTTCTTTTTGTATATGTTCATTGCCGGCAAGCTGAACAGTGACGAGAAGAAGCGCGTGGTCGTTATCGGTGTCTTGTTCATCTTCGCGTCGATCTTTTGGGCGGCATTCGAACAGGCTCCAACTTCACTAAATCTGTTTGCCAAGGATTTTACGGAGCGTAATATCGGTTCTTTTGAAGTGCCGGCACTTTGGTTTCAGTCGATCAACTCGTTCCTGATCATCATCTTTGCTCCGGTATTCGCTGGTATATGGACTTACTTTGGTGCCCGGAATATCACCATTTCTGCTCCGGCAAAGTTTGCTCTCGGTCTCGCTCTGGCCGGCATAGGCTTTTTCATAATGATATTCCCTGCCAATATGCTGGTTGCGAGCGGCGGAGCGGTCAAAGTCGCGGCTTGGTGGCTGGCTGCCAGCTATCTTTTCCAGACGTTTGGCGAGCTGCTCCTCAGCCCGGTCGGACTCTCATCGATGACCAAGCTCTCACCTCGCCGGTTCGTCGGTCAGATGATGGGCATATGGTTCCTTGCTGCGTCTGTCGGCAACCTCATCGCCGGGCTCGTCGGCGGTAGCGTTGACCCCGAAAAACTCGAGCAAACGCCCCAGCTATTCACCTGGACGACGATCGCACTTATCGTCTCGGCGGTCATTTTGGGATTGCTCGCTTTCCCGATCTCCAAGATGATGCGAAACACCGAAGACGTCGTTCATGAAGAAAACGTCGAACCGGCGGGGGCCTGA
- a CDS encoding DsbA family protein, which produces MRKEFVILGGIILAVIAAAYIGSSYYRSSVQEVRKPTNTTGPSAPSGQLLRPDTPILGPADAKVTLVEFYDPECESCAAFSPIIKKILKDYDGKIRFAARYMPLHPNSLNAANLTEAAGEQGKFWQARELLFQKQPEWGEKHGAPATAARPDISTLFENYAMELGIDVNKMNAAIKENRYAAKIELDKKDGQGLGVRKTPQFFVNGRMLARFGEGELRALIDDELSR; this is translated from the coding sequence ATGAGAAAGGAATTTGTTATTTTAGGCGGGATAATACTCGCGGTGATCGCCGCGGCATACATTGGCTCGAGTTACTATCGCTCATCGGTCCAAGAGGTAAGAAAGCCGACCAACACCACTGGTCCGAGTGCTCCCTCGGGGCAACTTCTTCGGCCGGATACACCAATACTCGGTCCGGCGGACGCCAAGGTTACGCTGGTCGAATTTTATGATCCGGAATGCGAATCGTGCGCGGCCTTTAGCCCGATCATCAAGAAAATTTTGAAAGACTATGACGGCAAGATCCGGTTTGCCGCCCGATATATGCCGCTGCATCCTAATTCGTTAAATGCCGCCAACCTTACGGAGGCCGCGGGCGAACAAGGTAAATTCTGGCAGGCCCGCGAACTGCTGTTTCAGAAACAGCCCGAATGGGGCGAAAAACACGGTGCTCCGGCGACCGCCGCAAGGCCCGACATCAGTACTCTGTTCGAAAATTACGCGATGGAACTCGGTATCGACGTAAATAAAATGAATGCGGCGATCAAAGAAAATCGTTACGCCGCCAAGATCGAACTGGACAAAAAGGACGGACAGGGACTTGGCGTGCGCAAAACGCCACAGTTTTTTGTAAATGGCAGGATGCTCGCGCGATTTGGCGAGGGCGAATTGCGTGCATTGATCGACGACGAATTGAGCCGATAG
- a CDS encoding disulfide bond formation protein B, translated as MESSEVGSATQGSGINAVLPYAAWTIVLTGMVGSLFFSEVMELPPCVLCWYQRIAMYPMILIIGIGIIRRDPSWKIYALSLSLVGLAISIYHNLLYYGFIPESITPCTVGVPCNAVQLEWLGFITIPLMGLVGFISLTLCLLAYRSKED; from the coding sequence ATGGAAAGCAGTGAAGTAGGTTCCGCAACGCAAGGTAGTGGCATCAATGCGGTACTGCCGTACGCCGCCTGGACGATAGTTCTGACCGGAATGGTGGGCAGCCTCTTTTTCAGTGAGGTGATGGAATTGCCGCCGTGCGTATTGTGTTGGTATCAGAGGATCGCTATGTATCCGATGATCCTGATCATCGGCATCGGCATTATTCGCCGCGACCCGAGTTGGAAGATATACGCGCTCTCGTTGAGCCTTGTCGGCCTCGCGATCTCGATCTATCACAATCTGCTCTATTACGGATTTATCCCCGAGAGCATCACGCCGTGTACGGTCGGCGTGCCGTGTAACGCGGTCCAACTGGAATGGCTCGGATTTATTACGATACCACTGATGGGTCTGGTTGGCTTTATCAGTTTGACACTGTGTTTATTGGCCTATAGGTCCAAGGAAGATTAA
- the ychF gene encoding redox-regulated ATPase YchF, with translation MLQAGIVGLPNVGKSTLFNALTAQESALAANYPFATIEPNVGMVAVPDERLAVLEKLNKAQKTVPAMVEFLDIAGLVRGASKGEGLGNQFLANIRETHAVIQVVRCFDDDNIIHVEGSVDPIRDIETIQIELALADLASAAKRREKAARAVKASGDKVAKFELEILDKIQPVLEEGRPARSANLLDHEREAIKTWFFLSTKPTIYAANVDEATLADPESNPHVQAVIKHAASEQADVVFICAKLEAELVALDPAERDEYLKDLGLSSSGVDKLIKAAYHMLGLMSFLTAGEKEVRAWTIPIGTRAPQAAGEIHTDIERGFIRAEIVSYDDLVACGSRKVALEKGLARVEGKEYIMQDGDVVDFRFNV, from the coding sequence ATGTTACAAGCCGGAATAGTTGGACTGCCCAACGTTGGAAAATCGACACTTTTTAATGCACTGACCGCTCAGGAATCAGCTCTCGCGGCGAACTATCCGTTCGCGACGATCGAGCCGAACGTCGGTATGGTCGCCGTGCCCGACGAACGTCTCGCGGTCCTCGAAAAACTTAATAAAGCCCAGAAAACGGTGCCCGCGATGGTCGAGTTTCTTGATATCGCCGGACTCGTCCGCGGAGCGTCAAAGGGCGAAGGATTGGGCAATCAATTTCTTGCCAACATCCGCGAAACGCACGCGGTTATTCAGGTTGTTCGGTGTTTTGACGACGATAATATTATCCACGTTGAGGGGTCGGTCGATCCCATCCGCGACATCGAGACGATCCAGATCGAGCTCGCCCTCGCCGATCTCGCCTCCGCCGCCAAGCGTCGCGAAAAAGCCGCTAGAGCCGTCAAAGCGTCGGGTGATAAGGTAGCAAAGTTCGAACTAGAGATACTCGACAAGATCCAACCGGTGCTTGAGGAAGGTCGCCCGGCGCGCTCAGCGAACCTCTTGGACCACGAACGCGAGGCCATTAAAACTTGGTTCTTTTTATCCACCAAACCGACGATCTACGCTGCAAATGTGGATGAAGCAACGCTCGCCGACCCCGAAAGCAATCCGCACGTTCAGGCTGTGATCAAGCACGCCGCGAGCGAACAAGCGGACGTGGTTTTCATCTGCGCCAAGCTCGAAGCCGAACTCGTCGCCCTCGACCCCGCCGAGCGTGATGAGTATCTGAAAGATCTCGGCTTAAGTTCTAGCGGCGTCGACAAACTGATCAAGGCCGCCTATCATATGCTCGGCCTGATGAGCTTTTTGACCGCCGGCGAAAAAGAGGTCAGGGCCTGGACGATCCCGATCGGCACAAGAGCACCGCAGGCCGCCGGCGAGATCCACACGGACATCGAACGCGGCTTCATCCGCGCTGAGATCGTGTCATACGATGACCTCGTCGCGTGCGGTAGCCGCAAAGTCGCGCTCGAGAAAGGCCTCGCCCGCGTCGAAGGCAAAGAATACATAATGCAGGACGGCGACGTTGTCGATTTTCGATTTAACGTCTGA
- a CDS encoding DUF1906 domain-containing protein — protein sequence MKFNNVSILTITFVLFAAYTFAASPSILVEPSARRVAVNSEDAGTSAVIKGIVRSGGVGLIFTERELFVGENDGKAWRRINLNLGLSDGIAGAVMAADGAIHVVIANRMVGGFRLASSPRDADTWSYLPIEMRDADLVEADYSKVELTMAGEIISLRVRLTSSSNFISGSTYISSDNGGPWTFVASSSDLNSSGADGQAARFERLGKSAGISADETVVMAAGENSPWLLTQSGFCFGQKAGCVQETRVRTADGTDITPDPISELAAGERAKAQRAVEQTPAFALSPGGNTRISLNRGFDKCDSPSVSQMQIWWNTSPYFDMNIYMSGRNRACAAQPNLSAAWVDQVTAMGWGLIPTVVGYQSPCTASATTAKFSYDTAIAEQQGRGEADIAVAAAVNLGLTAGSVLYYDMESYTETGSSPGCRVATAAFLKGWTDRIKELNYKSGVYGSPTNAVNDWISIPEPSRMEAVWFARWDLVMNVWTYNSPTPPVPTNVWNNHQRIKQWQNPHNETWGGVTFNIDGDIADGPVAGLTIAKNKNADFDGDGKSDVSIFRPDAGLWYYLNSSNGSPGGVAFGSPGDIPVPGDFDGDGKTDTAVFRPTDGVWHLLTKAGIYTSRAFGSPGDIPVAADYNNDGKTDLAVFRPSNSTWYIANSDSQGTYTYVQFGQAGDKPAPADYDGDGKTDIAVFRPAGATGTEWWVQKSSGGVFATQFGVSTDQAVPVDFTGDGKADVAFWRPSTGEWFVLRSDDLTYYAFPFGTTGDVAAPGDFDGDGKSDAAVFRPSNGVWYLMQSQAGFTAVQFGLNGDRPVENAYLPQ from the coding sequence ATGAAATTTAATAACGTGTCGATCCTAACTATTACATTTGTGCTGTTCGCGGCTTATACCTTTGCGGCGTCACCGTCCATCCTCGTTGAACCGAGTGCTCGTCGGGTCGCGGTGAATAGCGAGGACGCCGGGACGTCGGCAGTGATCAAAGGAATTGTGCGCTCGGGCGGCGTTGGACTGATCTTTACCGAAAGGGAACTCTTTGTTGGTGAAAACGACGGCAAGGCGTGGCGAAGGATCAACCTGAACCTCGGATTAAGCGACGGTATCGCCGGTGCCGTAATGGCCGCTGATGGAGCGATCCACGTGGTGATCGCCAATCGAATGGTTGGCGGTTTCAGGCTCGCTAGTTCACCGCGGGACGCTGATACTTGGTCTTATTTGCCAATCGAAATGAGAGATGCGGATCTCGTCGAGGCAGATTATTCAAAGGTTGAATTAACAATGGCCGGCGAGATCATCAGCCTTCGGGTCAGGCTCACGAGCAGCTCCAATTTTATCAGTGGATCGACTTATATTTCATCAGATAACGGCGGCCCGTGGACGTTTGTTGCGTCGAGCTCTGACCTAAACTCCAGCGGTGCTGATGGGCAGGCGGCGAGGTTCGAACGCTTAGGAAAGTCCGCTGGCATTTCGGCTGATGAGACAGTGGTGATGGCAGCGGGCGAAAATTCGCCCTGGCTGCTCACGCAAAGCGGTTTTTGTTTCGGCCAAAAGGCAGGATGTGTACAGGAAACCCGCGTAAGAACCGCGGACGGTACAGATATAACGCCGGATCCGATAAGCGAGTTGGCCGCAGGTGAACGTGCAAAGGCACAGCGTGCCGTGGAACAAACGCCTGCATTCGCACTGTCGCCGGGCGGCAACACTCGGATCAGCCTCAATCGTGGGTTTGATAAGTGCGATTCGCCTAGTGTTTCCCAAATGCAGATCTGGTGGAACACTTCGCCCTACTTCGATATGAATATCTATATGAGCGGCCGTAATCGAGCGTGCGCAGCCCAGCCAAATCTCTCGGCCGCCTGGGTCGATCAGGTTACCGCGATGGGTTGGGGACTGATCCCGACGGTCGTCGGCTACCAGTCGCCCTGCACAGCATCGGCGACGACAGCGAAATTCAGCTACGACACCGCGATCGCCGAACAGCAGGGCCGGGGCGAAGCCGACATTGCCGTCGCTGCCGCCGTCAATCTGGGTCTGACCGCCGGTTCGGTACTCTACTACGATATGGAGAGCTACACCGAAACCGGCAGTTCGCCGGGTTGTCGTGTAGCCACGGCCGCTTTCCTAAAAGGTTGGACCGATCGTATCAAGGAGCTCAACTATAAATCGGGCGTTTACGGGTCACCGACCAATGCGGTAAATGACTGGATCTCGATACCCGAACCTAGCCGAATGGAGGCCGTTTGGTTTGCAAGGTGGGACCTTGTGATGAATGTGTGGACGTATAATTCGCCGACCCCGCCTGTGCCGACGAATGTATGGAATAACCATCAGCGGATCAAGCAATGGCAAAACCCTCACAACGAGACCTGGGGCGGCGTGACCTTTAATATCGATGGCGACATCGCCGATGGCCCGGTGGCTGGACTGACGATCGCCAAGAACAAAAACGCCGATTTCGACGGTGACGGTAAGTCAGACGTAAGTATCTTTCGCCCGGATGCAGGGCTTTGGTATTACCTCAATAGTTCAAATGGCTCTCCCGGCGGTGTAGCGTTCGGTTCGCCGGGTGATATTCCGGTACCCGGAGATTTTGACGGCGACGGCAAGACCGATACGGCGGTGTTTCGCCCGACCGACGGCGTCTGGCACTTACTTACCAAGGCCGGCATCTACACCTCAAGAGCATTTGGCAGCCCGGGCGACATACCTGTGGCGGCCGACTACAACAATGACGGTAAGACCGATCTGGCCGTATTTCGCCCGTCGAACAGCACGTGGTATATAGCCAACAGCGACAGTCAGGGAACTTACACATACGTTCAATTTGGCCAGGCGGGCGATAAACCCGCACCTGCTGACTATGACGGTGACGGCAAGACGGACATCGCCGTTTTCCGGCCCGCGGGTGCGACAGGGACGGAATGGTGGGTGCAAAAGAGCAGCGGCGGCGTCTTTGCCACGCAGTTCGGCGTGTCCACCGATCAAGCTGTTCCGGTAGATTTTACCGGTGACGGAAAGGCCGATGTGGCATTTTGGCGGCCATCTACCGGGGAGTGGTTCGTGCTCCGGAGCGATGATCTGACATATTACGCATTTCCGTTCGGCACGACAGGAGATGTTGCGGCTCCCGGAGATTTTGACGGCGATGGCAAATCAGATGCAGCCGTTTTCCGCCCGTCAAACGGAGTTTGGTATCTGATGCAGAGCCAAGCCGGCTTTACCGCAGTTCAGTTCGGTTTGAACGGCGACCGGCCGGTCGAGAATGCTTATCTGCCTCAATAG
- a CDS encoding PH domain-containing protein — protein sequence MFCIKCGTENSDAAQFCRKCGEKFEGETETQVAVRPSEITDNNEGSVIFSIGPTLKFVKIGYVLAAVGALLLVAVLSVFGVTVLIAIPVGLMMFLIPAFYHLKTKLVRYSLLDTQIEVDEGLISRTTRNIPLRRIQDVTVTTTAMQRLLGFGDLMIDNASEDGGKVSLKNIDSPKEYADILLKHIRRLDS from the coding sequence ATGTTTTGCATCAAATGCGGTACTGAAAACTCGGACGCGGCACAGTTCTGCCGAAAATGCGGCGAAAAATTCGAAGGTGAAACCGAAACGCAGGTTGCCGTACGGCCGAGTGAAATTACGGACAATAACGAGGGATCTGTCATATTTTCGATCGGCCCAACGCTCAAGTTCGTTAAGATCGGCTATGTCCTAGCAGCGGTCGGGGCATTGTTGTTGGTTGCCGTATTGAGCGTGTTTGGAGTCACGGTGCTGATCGCGATACCTGTCGGACTGATGATGTTTCTGATCCCGGCCTTTTACCACTTAAAGACAAAGCTCGTACGATACTCGCTGCTAGACACGCAGATAGAGGTGGACGAGGGCCTCATCTCGCGAACGACCCGCAATATCCCGCTGAGGCGGATCCAGGACGTCACGGTAACGACGACGGCAATGCAGCGACTGCTCGGCTTTGGAGATCTAATGATCGATAATGCGAGTGAGGACGGCGGTAAGGTGTCTCTCAAGAATATTGATTCACCCAAAGAATATGCGGACATTCTACTCAAGCATATTCGCCGCCTGGACAGTTAG
- the rfbB gene encoding dTDP-glucose 4,6-dehydratase, with protein sequence MKTFFITGGAGFIGSAFIRLLIESSDDVRIVNYDALTYAGNLENLAGIDDDRHVFVQGDICDRENVLAALPANTDAIFNFAAESHVDRSITSADEFLRTNIIGTQVLLDAARAKDVRRFVQISTDEVMGSLPDESDDYFTEGSPLQPNSPYAASKASAEFVVRAAIETFGVDAVITRCGNNYGPRQFPEKLIPLMIANAMNDEPLPVYGDGKNVRDWIHVDDHCRAILLAFEKGRSGEAYNIGARNERYNIDVVNAILGALGKPSDLIRYVTDRLGHDRRYAIDPTKAETELGWKPLTSWKTGLTDTIDWYQNNQQWVDHVRSGEYREYYQRTYGAV encoded by the coding sequence ATGAAGACCTTTTTTATTACGGGCGGCGCCGGATTTATCGGTTCAGCCTTTATTCGGCTCCTGATCGAGAGTTCCGACGATGTACGGATCGTTAACTACGACGCCCTCACCTACGCCGGCAACCTTGAGAATCTGGCCGGGATCGACGACGATCGGCACGTCTTTGTCCAAGGCGACATCTGCGACCGCGAGAATGTACTTGCGGCCTTGCCGGCGAATACGGATGCGATATTTAATTTTGCGGCTGAGTCACACGTCGACCGGAGCATTACGTCGGCAGATGAGTTTTTGCGAACGAACATCATCGGCACGCAGGTTTTGCTCGATGCGGCACGCGCCAAGGATGTACGAAGGTTTGTACAGATCTCGACCGACGAGGTGATGGGGAGTTTGCCGGACGAAAGTGACGATTATTTTACCGAAGGATCGCCGCTCCAGCCCAACTCGCCGTACGCCGCGTCAAAAGCGTCCGCTGAATTTGTAGTGCGGGCAGCTATCGAAACCTTTGGCGTTGATGCCGTTATAACACGTTGCGGCAATAACTACGGGCCGCGTCAGTTTCCGGAAAAGCTGATCCCGCTGATGATCGCAAATGCGATGAACGACGAACCCTTGCCCGTTTATGGTGACGGAAAGAACGTGCGCGACTGGATCCACGTCGACGATCATTGTCGGGCGATACTTTTGGCATTTGAAAAGGGGCGAAGCGGCGAGGCGTATAATATCGGCGCCCGGAATGAACGCTATAACATCGATGTCGTTAACGCGATCCTCGGTGCGCTTGGCAAACCGTCAGATCTGATCAGGTACGTAACCGACCGACTCGGACACGACCGCCGTTATGCCATCGACCCGACAAAAGCCGAAACCGAACTCGGTTGGAAGCCCTTGACCTCGTGGAAAACCGGGCTAACGGACACGATCGATTGGTATCAAAACAATCAGCAATGGGTCGATCACGTCCGGAGCGGCGAATACCGCGAATACTATCAACGGACGTACGGAGCTGTCTAG
- the rfbD gene encoding dTDP-4-dehydrorhamnose reductase yields the protein MRILVTGANGMVARATDKYCRQIGDTVTALGRDRLDISDRDQVLEVVSSGSFDAILNCAAYTDVDGAETNRDKCYGANAVGVENLALAAKESGAVFVTISTDFVFDGTNSGFYTQRDTPNPQSVYGRSKLDGEDRARTVNAATIIVRSGWIYGSGGTNFLSVMHRLLADRKPIKAIGDSFGTPTFADDLARRLRELAELNLPGVFHVANSGPGMSYLEFAEAVVKIGGYEPSLVVPVSRESLSRPAPRPISSKLACLYSERLGLSEMPDWHDSLSEFLRLEAAA from the coding sequence ATGAGAATTCTGGTAACCGGTGCAAACGGGATGGTCGCCCGAGCGACCGATAAATATTGCCGTCAGATCGGCGATACGGTGACCGCACTTGGCCGCGACCGTCTCGATATCTCAGATCGGGATCAGGTCTTGGAGGTCGTATCGAGCGGCAGCTTTGATGCGATATTAAACTGCGCAGCGTATACAGACGTCGACGGAGCCGAAACAAATCGTGACAAATGTTATGGAGCAAATGCCGTCGGTGTTGAGAATCTCGCCCTTGCTGCTAAGGAGAGCGGCGCGGTTTTTGTCACAATTTCGACGGATTTCGTTTTTGACGGAACAAATTCCGGATTTTACACACAACGGGATACGCCAAATCCGCAGTCGGTATACGGACGCTCAAAACTGGATGGCGAAGATCGAGCGCGGACTGTTAATGCGGCCACGATCATCGTCAGATCGGGCTGGATATACGGTTCGGGCGGAACAAATTTTTTGAGTGTGATGCATCGACTGCTCGCGGATCGAAAGCCGATCAAGGCGATCGGAGATTCATTTGGCACGCCGACATTTGCGGACGATCTCGCCCGACGGCTTCGCGAACTGGCCGAACTAAACTTGCCCGGCGTATTTCACGTTGCCAACAGCGGTCCCGGAATGAGCTATCTTGAGTTTGCAGAAGCAGTAGTAAAGATCGGCGGATACGAGCCGTCGTTAGTGGTACCGGTTTCGAGAGAGAGTCTAAGCCGCCCCGCACCTCGTCCGATCAGTTCCAAGCTCGCCTGCCTGTACAGTGAGCGACTCGGCCTGAGCGAGATGCCGGATTGGCACGATTCACTTTCTGAGTTTCTAAGGCTCGAGGCCGCCGCCTAA